In Marinomonas posidonica IVIA-Po-181, a single window of DNA contains:
- a CDS encoding helix-turn-helix domain-containing protein produces MKSTLTDEQKQNLLIDLLRQHMLGELTQGQLLKYLRKQFLGISQGEFADQVGVSRRSLTDIELDKGSPAQAMINKVFEPFGVKSSLAPIEPHLACYLLVGKTLG; encoded by the coding sequence ACAGAATTTGCTCATTGATCTTCTTAGGCAACACATGCTGGGAGAGCTGACTCAGGGGCAGCTACTGAAGTATCTGCGTAAGCAATTTCTTGGGATCTCTCAAGGTGAGTTTGCTGATCAAGTGGGTGTGAGTCGTCGTAGCTTAACGGACATTGAGTTAGACAAAGGCAGCCCAGCACAAGCCATGATTAATAAGGTGTTCGAACCTTTTGGGGTCAAATCCAGCTTAGCGCCGATAGAGCCCCATTTGGCATGCTATTTATTGGTTGGAAAAACGCTGGGTTAA
- a CDS encoding TonB-dependent receptor encodes MSNRIKIRAHSSYKLSVVALSIMSAMMTQPLFAAEVDLDTIVITGEKMDKTLKDTITAVTVMTSDELETGETKQAKDIATQAPNVIPGSFGNINIRGISGGGAATGGLALITGSRARVATVVDGMSQDWSGYNFSPIGLWDAQQVEVLRGPQSTAQGASAIAGALVINTNDPTFENDAAVQVGLESYKNGNLKYNLAAMTSGAIMEDELAYRIAMDETKGEGWLNYDTNGYDDTPNLSESESLNIRGKLLWQPASLPELSAKLTVNHHKNKGEHIRFASNTEEGIDSQTLTLGSGTISRQQDSTDKSIALDVDYQLKSGLTNSLHVSHSNSDLYADGYSVATATNTYDIQQDTSSLENRLIFNDQESNWAGVLGLYASSKDSVIDATQGILNIDTRYTTNTTAAYGETTYALSNLTQASLGLRIEHEDVDKTGSFFGRSDVNQDLDQTHYLPKIGLTHAMSDSTTLGASIRKGYSPSGTGINTSTNEAYEFDSETVTAYEVSSKSVFDNGTRISANLFYNDYTDYQAASGFTVVNVEAAHTYGVELETSTWLTNDVELHGSIGLLRTEIDKNDGNKGNQLSGAPETNIGLGFTQYVGDNWSFGGDANYVGQYYSTLDNSADSEVGNHTVFDARAQYLLGDLTITGYVKNLTNEDLVYYREGTVATVGQTRTIGISALYHL; translated from the coding sequence ATGTCGAATAGAATAAAAATACGCGCTCACAGCTCTTACAAGCTCTCCGTGGTCGCCTTGTCTATTATGAGTGCCATGATGACCCAGCCACTGTTCGCGGCTGAAGTTGATCTCGATACCATAGTCATCACAGGCGAAAAAATGGATAAGACGCTGAAAGACACCATCACAGCCGTCACAGTGATGACATCTGACGAGCTTGAAACAGGCGAAACCAAGCAGGCAAAAGACATAGCAACACAAGCGCCCAATGTTATTCCTGGGTCCTTTGGCAACATTAACATACGAGGTATTTCGGGCGGTGGCGCGGCAACCGGTGGTCTAGCTTTAATAACCGGCTCTCGTGCTCGAGTCGCTACCGTAGTTGACGGTATGTCACAAGACTGGTCCGGATACAACTTTTCGCCTATTGGTTTATGGGACGCTCAGCAAGTGGAAGTCTTACGTGGGCCACAATCAACAGCACAAGGCGCGAGTGCGATCGCCGGCGCCCTTGTCATCAATACCAATGACCCGACCTTTGAAAACGACGCCGCGGTTCAAGTCGGTTTAGAAAGCTACAAAAACGGCAATCTGAAATACAATCTAGCCGCCATGACATCTGGGGCCATTATGGAAGATGAGTTGGCGTATCGCATCGCCATGGATGAAACCAAAGGAGAAGGTTGGCTAAACTATGATACCAATGGGTATGATGACACGCCGAACTTAAGTGAATCTGAGAGTCTAAATATCCGAGGTAAACTCCTGTGGCAGCCTGCTAGCCTGCCTGAACTCTCTGCCAAGCTGACCGTCAATCATCATAAAAACAAGGGTGAACACATTCGCTTCGCCAGTAATACAGAAGAGGGAATAGATAGCCAAACACTTACCTTGGGCAGCGGAACCATCTCTCGCCAACAAGATTCAACGGACAAATCCATTGCCCTTGATGTGGACTACCAACTCAAAAGCGGCCTCACCAACTCACTGCACGTCAGCCATAGTAACTCGGATTTATACGCAGATGGCTATTCTGTGGCTACGGCTACCAACACATATGACATTCAACAAGACACTAGCTCGTTAGAAAACCGACTGATCTTTAACGATCAAGAATCTAACTGGGCCGGTGTATTAGGACTTTATGCTTCTAGCAAGGATTCTGTGATTGACGCCACACAAGGTATCTTGAACATAGATACTCGCTACACGACAAATACCACCGCGGCCTATGGCGAAACGACGTATGCCTTATCCAACCTGACTCAGGCCAGTCTAGGGTTGCGCATCGAACACGAAGACGTTGATAAAACCGGTTCATTTTTTGGACGCAGCGATGTAAATCAAGACCTAGACCAGACCCACTACCTACCTAAGATCGGTCTCACTCACGCGATGTCAGACTCAACCACGCTTGGGGCGAGCATTCGCAAAGGCTATAGCCCTTCTGGTACTGGCATTAACACATCGACAAATGAAGCATATGAATTCGACAGTGAAACCGTGACCGCCTATGAAGTCAGCAGTAAGAGCGTCTTCGACAATGGCACACGAATAAGCGCCAACCTTTTCTACAATGACTATACGGACTATCAAGCGGCAAGTGGTTTTACCGTCGTCAATGTCGAAGCCGCTCATACTTATGGCGTCGAACTGGAAACCAGCACTTGGCTGACAAACGACGTAGAATTACACGGTTCTATTGGTTTATTACGCACTGAAATCGATAAAAATGATGGCAATAAAGGCAATCAGTTATCAGGTGCTCCAGAAACAAACATTGGCTTAGGCTTCACACAATACGTAGGCGACAATTGGTCATTCGGTGGCGATGCAAATTATGTTGGTCAATATTACTCCACCCTTGATAACAGTGCCGACAGCGAAGTCGGCAATCACACTGTTTTTGATGCTCGCGCTCAATATCTCTTAGGTGATTTGACCATCACTGGCTATGTTAAAAACCTCACGAACGAAGACCTAGTGTATTACCGTGAAGGCACCGTCGCGACAGTAGGGCAAACTCGTACAATTGGCATCAGTGCCCTGTACCATTTGTAG
- a CDS encoding siderophore-interacting protein, whose amino-acid sequence MASRSPIQDSDHKLDILEHVNQDHSEEVLAIAESHLNGSFKIVSAKIVDLFEEGVLIQASTLDEKTSESNTSDNHQDVFAPFVINGSLEDKILYLAYAAIVKQGRDFSGTGKRFFEVINTQNITRNITRLTLQSSTPLPDYYPGHAFAFVLKSLQKRPEFVASPQNKKSWQKNLFDRVFIWLMKHLSNKQRQKLLMSANKDVRLYTLRKAWQSEASDFIDQAHVDIFTHDNTLGSQWANSLNKGDIISSRSEAKDKHPHLHQGQALLIADETAYPALAGILEQWQNPIAPYIILLSEKESEQAYFSHTDLPNDAQIERIVCAPQQQGKKVLTVLEKITEIDAVWGAFESDSAKQVRHFLRNERKVMGRNNHTKAYWRLNTKR is encoded by the coding sequence ATGGCATCACGTTCCCCCATCCAAGACTCAGATCACAAACTCGATATACTTGAACACGTTAATCAAGATCACAGTGAAGAAGTATTGGCCATTGCCGAAAGCCATCTAAACGGCTCATTCAAGATAGTGTCGGCCAAGATAGTGGATCTCTTTGAAGAAGGGGTTTTAATTCAAGCTAGCACATTGGATGAGAAAACGTCTGAGAGCAACACCTCAGATAATCATCAAGATGTTTTCGCTCCTTTTGTCATTAACGGTAGCTTAGAAGATAAAATTTTATACCTTGCCTATGCCGCGATTGTGAAACAAGGCCGTGATTTTAGCGGCACTGGAAAACGCTTTTTCGAAGTCATTAATACGCAGAATATCACACGAAATATCACACGATTAACGCTGCAATCTTCAACGCCATTACCAGATTACTACCCAGGTCATGCCTTTGCTTTTGTGTTAAAAAGTTTGCAGAAGCGACCGGAATTCGTGGCATCCCCACAGAATAAAAAATCCTGGCAGAAAAACCTATTTGATCGCGTCTTTATCTGGTTAATGAAACATCTGTCCAATAAACAGCGTCAAAAACTCCTGATGAGCGCCAACAAAGACGTTCGCCTTTACACGCTTCGTAAAGCTTGGCAATCAGAAGCGTCTGACTTTATCGATCAAGCTCATGTTGATATTTTTACCCATGACAACACGCTAGGCAGTCAATGGGCAAACAGCCTTAACAAAGGTGACATTATTTCCAGTCGCTCGGAAGCCAAAGACAAACACCCACATTTGCATCAAGGCCAAGCGTTACTCATCGCAGACGAAACCGCCTACCCAGCCCTTGCCGGTATTTTAGAGCAATGGCAAAACCCCATCGCACCTTACATCATCTTACTCAGCGAGAAAGAATCGGAACAAGCTTATTTCAGCCACACAGACTTGCCAAATGACGCTCAAATAGAACGCATTGTTTGCGCCCCTCAACAACAAGGGAAGAAAGTGTTAACGGTTCTGGAGAAAATCACTGAGATTGATGCGGTTTGGGGAGCGTTTGAGTCCGACTCCGCCAAACAAGTTCGTCACTTTTTACGCAACGAGCGAAAAGTCATGGGAAGGAACAACCACACCAAAGCGTATTGGCGCTTAAACACTAAACGCTAA
- a CDS encoding MFS transporter has product MKNSHYPWFMIASTYVTQYIGVAFILSAAVAILRQQGAELDQLALLNLAVLPLAGKIFYAPIIDKFHVNLRYICLVNLQGRYQSWLILAQGGMTLLLVLAGALDFETQFSGILLVLACYVFFMSIQDVSIDGLSCKLFDADTRKFANSVQFSGNLLGNIIGGGLILMFYPWLGWQGSLWLLAGLTALSLVQMLFFKEPDHAAEPRPYNESDQYLLKDIKEFILKHKPWFLILGLYPIGSTCGFALLNPLLVDQGWPLDDIGFVMKIYGSIVGLFSALLATPLINQIGRLNALVMVTFIQFTSLIFVLFLTLGATSKGMVYAAITLHFISFPAMLVVSSTIMMDKAALTLRKATFFTLQFSVASLLGFAYSAASLALAKHLQYSSVVAGGAVITLLIACVIRPLLKRSQIQALPPHRHAIR; this is encoded by the coding sequence ATGAAAAACAGCCATTACCCCTGGTTCATGATAGCCAGCACCTATGTGACGCAATACATAGGAGTCGCCTTTATTCTCTCAGCGGCCGTTGCTATCCTGCGTCAGCAGGGCGCTGAACTGGATCAGTTAGCCCTATTAAACCTCGCTGTACTGCCTCTTGCCGGGAAGATTTTCTATGCCCCGATAATTGATAAATTTCACGTAAACTTACGATATATATGTTTAGTAAATCTACAAGGTAGATACCAAAGTTGGCTCATACTCGCTCAAGGGGGCATGACATTACTGCTTGTCTTAGCGGGCGCTTTAGACTTCGAAACGCAATTTAGCGGGATATTGTTGGTGTTGGCCTGCTATGTTTTTTTCATGAGCATTCAAGATGTCTCAATTGATGGTCTCTCCTGCAAATTGTTTGATGCAGACACCCGTAAGTTTGCGAACAGTGTTCAATTCTCAGGAAACTTACTCGGCAACATCATTGGTGGTGGCTTGATTCTAATGTTTTACCCTTGGTTAGGATGGCAAGGATCTTTATGGTTGTTGGCCGGTTTGACCGCCCTATCACTTGTGCAAATGCTGTTTTTCAAAGAGCCAGATCACGCTGCAGAACCAAGACCATACAACGAAAGCGACCAATACCTTCTTAAAGACATTAAAGAGTTCATTCTAAAGCACAAACCTTGGTTTCTAATATTAGGTCTGTATCCGATTGGCTCAACCTGTGGATTCGCGTTACTAAACCCTCTTCTTGTCGATCAAGGCTGGCCACTCGATGACATTGGCTTCGTGATGAAAATTTACGGTTCTATCGTAGGACTCTTTTCAGCGCTACTCGCCACACCACTCATCAATCAAATTGGGCGCTTAAATGCTCTGGTCATGGTGACGTTTATACAATTCACCTCCCTGATTTTTGTGCTGTTCTTAACACTAGGTGCCACCAGTAAAGGCATGGTTTATGCAGCCATTACCTTACATTTCATCAGCTTCCCCGCGATGTTGGTTGTGTCTTCCACCATCATGATGGACAAAGCAGCCCTCACGCTAAGAAAAGCGACTTTTTTCACGCTTCAGTTCAGCGTGGCATCCCTACTTGGTTTTGCCTATTCCGCGGCAAGCTTAGCACTAGCAAAACACCTGCAGTACAGCAGTGTTGTCGCTGGCGGCGCCGTCATCACCCTACTGATTGCCTGCGTGATTCGCCCATTATTAAAACGAAGCCAAATACAGGCTTTGCCACCTCACCGTCATGCCATACGTTAG